Proteins co-encoded in one Ananas comosus cultivar F153 linkage group 15, ASM154086v1, whole genome shotgun sequence genomic window:
- the LOC109721499 gene encoding NEP1-interacting protein-like 2: protein MGLSLSSDRQEEETPAAVALRTSRRPNCSVMNHIFDFGLAFSLFFLASRNFRSRSQLETPITIDLNTKGGRDSASCTICQEEFAPGEKVCVLPRCKHMFHEDCLRDWIMSKGTCPLCRDRVIDPRVLGWRGGLLGRS from the coding sequence ATGGGTTTGTCTTTGTCCTCCGACCGGCAAGAAGAAGAGACACCCGCCGCCGTTGCTCTGCGAACCTCTCGCCGACCCAACTGCTCCGTCATGAACCACATCTTCGATTTCGGCCTTGCTTTCAGCCTCTTTTTCCTCGCCTCGCGAAACTTTCGTTCACGGTCGCAGCTCGAGACCCCGATCACTATCGATTTGAATACCAAGGGCGGTCGTGATTCGGCGAGCTGCACGATATGCCAGGAGGAGTTCGCGCCAGGAGAGAAGGTGTGTGTGCTCCCGCGGTGCAAGCACATGTTCCACGAAGACTGCCTCCGTGACTGGATCATGTCCAAGGGCACCTGCCCGCTGTGCCGAGACCGTGTGATCGACCCAAGAGTCCTCGGATGGCGAGGAGGATTACTAGGACGATCTTGA
- the LOC109721500 gene encoding RING-H2 finger protein ATL73-like produces the protein MVRPLGTTSFSFDSRGPVAAAPVAYDYDRLNNIGFLETFMLYVAFAALHFLALAICSCCCRRRPRDEPPTVANSAPASQHQTVDEIAITIYANDGTDDDGGGNNSESCAICLEDFAAGEELRVLPRCKHAFHKDCIDPWLLARSKSTCPLCRDPVVVTRPMSDRDLDRDSDDNTDNGFPTVDSLMNFYGLYGDDESFGIDDDSISVFFSEI, from the coding sequence ATGGTTCGGCCTCTCGGAACCACGTCCTTCTCCTTCGACTCGCGAGGACCCGTGGCCGCAGCTCCGGTCGCCTACGACTACGACCGACTCAACAACATCGGTTTTCTTGAGACGTTCATGCTCTATGTCGCTTTCGCCGCGCTCCACTTCCTCGCCTTGGCAatctgcagctgctgctgccgccgacGCCCCCGCGACGAGCCCCCAACCGTTGCCAACTCCGCGCCCGCGTCCCAGCATCAGACGGTCGACGAGATCGCGATCACCATCTACGCTAATGATGGTaccgacgacgacggcggcggaaACAACTCGGAGAGCTGCGCGATATGCCTGGAGGATTTCGCGGCCGGTGAGGAGCTGCGCGTGCTGCCGCGGTGCAAGCACGCTTTCCACAAGGACTGCATCGACCCGTGGCTGCTCGCCCGATCGAAGAGCACCTGCCCGCTGTGTCGGGACCCCGTCGTCGTCACCCGACCGATGTCCGACAGGGATCTCGATCGTGATTCTGACGACAACACCGACAATGGTTTTCCGACAGTCGACTCGCTGATGAACTTCTACGGCTTATACGGTGATGACGAGAGCTTCGGCATCGACGATGATAGTATTAGCGTCTTCTTCTCGGAGATATGA
- the LOC109721664 gene encoding uncharacterized protein LOC109721664, whose product MGRSTSSTEKLTAIVLGLLAVLSPLYIDRKPVVDPDDDEDRSWSLAFSLPLLLIILIVAINFSCFLDRRFARFDPYWIHRVGGSSCGIIACLLLLGLVLKCKTSLIS is encoded by the coding sequence ATGGGGAGAAGCACTTCTTCCACTGAGAAGCTAACTGCCATTGTTTTGGGACTCCTCGCAGTACTGTCGCCGCTATACATCGATCGAAAACCGGTGGTTGATCCTGACGACGATGAGGACCGGAGTTGGAGCCTCGCTTTCTCGCTTCCCCTGCTGCTTATAATACTAATTGTTGCCATCAATTTCTCGTGCTTTCTCGACCGGAGGTTCGCGAGGTTCGACCCTTACTGGATACACAGAGTGGGGGGATCTTCATGTGGGATCATAGCTTGTCTCCTGTTGCTTGGGCTGGTGCTTAAGTGTAAGACTTCACTTATTAGCTAA